From one Humulus lupulus chromosome 8, drHumLupu1.1, whole genome shotgun sequence genomic stretch:
- the LOC133795535 gene encoding homeobox-leucine zipper protein MERISTEM L1-like, with product MFQPNMFETVHHHLADISHKSTSESDQLGKMRDDDLELDTKSGTEIMEAPSGDELDPTQRSKRKRYHRHTQRQIQEMEAFFKECPHPDDKQRKELSRELGLEPLQVKFWFQNKRTQMKAQHERHENSILKAENDKLRAENNRYKEALSNATCPNCGGPAALGEMSFDEQHLRIENARLREEIDRISGIAAKYAGKPLSSFSHLSSHASRSLDISGVGNFGSQSGFVGEMFGATGDLLRSVSVPTEADKPIIVELAVAAMEELIRMAQAGDPLWVPADNSNATSTATTEILNEDEYLRTFPRGIGPKPLGMKSEASRETTVVIMNHTNLVEILMDVSQWSTIFCGIVSRALTLDILSTGVAGNYNGALQVMTAEFQVPSPLVPTRENYFVRYCKQHGDGTWAVVDVSLDNLRPSPISRSRRRPSGCLIQELPNGYSKVIWVEHVEVDDRAVHNIYKPLVNSGIAFGAKRWVATLDRQCERLASSMASNIPAGDLCVITSPDGRKSMLKLAERMVMSFCVGVGASTAHAWTTLSATGSDDVRVMTRKSMDDPGRPPGIVLSAATSFWLPVPPKRVFDFLRDENSRSEWDILSNGGLVQEMAHIANGRDPGNCVSLLRVNSANSSQSNMLILQESCTDSTGSYVIYAPVDIVAMNVVLSGGDPDYVALLPSGFAILPDGAANNSGHINTTGPTGGIVDVGSGGSLLTVAFQILVDSVPTAKLSLGSVATVNNLIKCTVERIRAAVTSENAQ from the exons ATGTTTCAGCCAAATATGTTCGAAACCGTGCACCATCACTTAGCGGATATTAGCCACAAAAGTACTTCCGAAAGTGACCAGTTGGGAAAGATGAGAGACGATGATCTTGAGCTTGACACTAAATCGGGCACCGAAATTATGGAAGCTCCGTCAGGAGATGAACTAGATCCAACTCAACGCTCCAAGAGGAAACGTTATCATCGTCACACCCAACGTCAAATCCAGGAAATGGAAGC ATTCTTCAAGGAGTGCCCCCACCCAGATGACAAGCAAAGAAAGGAGCTTAGCCGTGAGTTAGGGTTAGAGCCTCTACAAGTCAAATTTTGGTTCCAAAATAAGCGAACTCAAATGAAG GCCCAACACGAACGCCATGAGAACTCAATTCTGAAAGCTGAGAACGACAAACTTCGTGCCGAGAACAATAGGTACAAGGAAGCCCTGAGTAACGCCACATGCCCTAACTGCGGAGGACCAGCAGCTCTTGGCGAAATGTCGTTTGATGAACAACATTTAAGGATAGAGAATGCTCGTCTAAGAGAAGAG ATTGATAGGATATCTGGGATTGCGGCCAAATACGCGGGCAAGCCTTTGTCTTCATTTTCTCACCTTTCATCTCACGCTTCCCGTTCCCTGGACATTTCGGGTGTTGGAAATTTTGGATCACAGTCGGGTTTCGTCGGAGAAATGTTTGGAGCAACTGGTGATCTACTGAGATCAGTTTCAGTCCCTACTGAGGCTGATAAGCCAATAATAGTTGAGCTTGCTGTGGCAGCTATGGAGGAACTTATTAGAATGGCCCAGGCCGGAGACCCTTTATGGGTTCCTGCTGATAATTCCAATGCTACTAGTACTGCTACCACTGAAATTTTAAATGAAGATGAATACTTGAGAACTTTCCCTAGGGGAATTGGACCTAAGCCACTTGGCATGAAATCCGAAGCCTCAAGAGAAACAACCGTGGTCATTATGAATCATACTAACCTTGTTGAGATTCTTATGGATGTG AGCCAATGGTCAACTATATTTTGCGGAATTGTTTCAAGAGCTTTGACCCTCGATATCCTCTCCACTGGAGTAGCAGGGAACTACAATGGAGCACTACAAGTG ATGACAGCTGAGTTCCAAGTACCCTCACCACTGGTTCCAACCCGAGAGAATTACTTCGTTAGGTACTGTAAACAACATGGTGACGGAACTTGGGCAGTGGTTGATGTTTCCTTGGACAATTTACGTCCAAGTCCCATTTCGAGGAGCCGAAGAAGGCCATCTGGTTGCCTAATCCAAGAATTGCCAAATGGATATTCAAAG GTTATCTGGGTGGAACATGTTGAAGTGGATGACAGAGCTGTTCACAACATCTACAAACCGCTAGTTAACTCGGGTATTGCCTTTGGAGCAAAGCGTTGGGTCGCTACACTGGATCGACAATGTGAACGGCTTGCAAGCTCAATGGCCAGTAACATTCCGGCTGGAGATCTCTGTG TGATAACAAGCCCGGATGGGAGGAAAAGTATGTTGAAGCTAGCAGAGAGAATGGTGATGAGCTTTTGTGTGGGCGTTGGTGCTTCAACTGCTCATGCTTGGACGACATTGTCGGCAACGGGCTCTGATGATGTAAGGGTCATGACCAGAAAGAGCATGGATGACCCTGGTAGACCTCCCGGCATTGTACTAAGTGCTGCAACTTCATTCTGGCTTCCTGTTCCACCGAAGCGGGTATTCGATTTTCTAAGGGATGAAAACTCTCGAAGTGAG TGGGATATTCTCTCAAATGGTGGCCTTGTTCAAGAGATGGCCCATATAGCTAATGGGCGTGATCCGGGCAACTGTGTTTCCTTACTTCGCGTGAAT AGTGCAAATTCTAGCCAGAGCAACATGCTGATACTTCAAGAGAGTTGTACCGACTCAACGGGGTCTTATGTGATTTATGCACCAGTTGATATAGTTGCAATGAATGTGGTATTAAGTGGAGGAGACCCCGATTACGTGGCGCTCTTGCCATCTGGATTTGCTATCCTTCCTGACGGAGCTGCTAATAATTCTGGTCACATTAATACTACTGGACCAACTGGAGGAATCGTTGACGTTGGTTCGGGTGGCTCATTACTCACTGTGGCTTTTCAAATCTTAGTGGATTCGGTTCCTACCGCCAAACTTTCTCTCGGATCAGTCGCAACGGTTAACAATTTGATTAAGTGCACTGTTGAAAGGATCAGAGCTGCAGTCACCTCTGAAAATGCTCAATGA
- the LOC133795546 gene encoding probable UDP-N-acetylglucosamine--peptide N-acetylglucosaminyltransferase SEC, which translates to MKKNCDVLDLNCQPKRSSYGLPKDKFIFACFNQLYKMDPAIFNTWCNILKRVPNSALWLLRFPAAGESRLCNYAVQRGVQPDQIIFTDVAMKGEHIKRSALADLFLDTNTC; encoded by the exons ATGAAG AAAAATTGTGATGTGTTAGACCTGAACTGCCAACCGAAGAGATCTAGCTATGGGTTACCTAAGGACAAATTTATATTTGCTTGTTTTAACCAGTTATACAAGATGGATCCTGCTATTTTCAATACATG GTGCAACATCCTTAAGCGAGTACCAAATAGTGCACTTTGGCTTCTCAGATTTCCTGCTGCTGGCGAGTCGAGACTCTGCAATT ATGCTGTTCAAAGAGGTGTACAACCAGATCAGATTATTTTCACAGATGTTGCCATGAAGGGTGAACATATCAAGCGCAGTGCTTTAGCAGATTTATTCTTGGACAC CAATACCTGCTAG